Proteins encoded within one genomic window of Nonomuraea gerenzanensis:
- a CDS encoding MmyB family transcriptional regulator yields the protein MLFADWESKASDVVGNLRLDAGLHPDDPLLVALVGELSAHSEGFRARWAAHHVKRKSHGTVRLVHPLVGELALRYENFSLPGDEEQSLSTYHAEPGSASEEALRLLASWGADAAAPAASGPR from the coding sequence CTGCTGTTCGCCGACTGGGAGTCCAAGGCGTCCGACGTGGTGGGCAACCTGCGGCTCGACGCCGGGTTGCATCCGGACGACCCGCTGCTGGTGGCGCTGGTCGGGGAGCTGTCGGCGCACAGCGAGGGCTTCCGCGCGCGGTGGGCGGCGCATCACGTCAAACGCAAGTCGCACGGCACCGTCCGGCTCGTGCATCCGCTGGTGGGGGAGCTGGCGCTGCGTTACGAGAACTTCTCGCTGCCCGGCGATGAGGAGCAGTCGCTGTCGACCTACCATGCCGAGCCCGGCTCGGCGTCGGAGGAGGCGCTGCGGCTGCTGGCGAGCTGGGGCGCCGACGCTGCCGCGCCCGCCGCTAGCGGGCCGCGCTGA
- a CDS encoding cytochrome P450 codes for MTQGPWPQQPPAPSAPSTAEPLLTRDYDANPALVHERLRKIHGPVAPVDLLGVPVWFVMGYEEVLRVLQNSGGVWSKRPDRWKAHAEGRIPADWPLLPVFQVNNSTFQDGAALNELRHAWSSALAPFQDQGHPQGQQLEQAVVRYADDLIGVLAEGGTTGVADLAAQYARPLPLMVANRMLGFPATRGEDVVMDIWRMIDAGSDAAAAFERLYAAMTELGAAKRGTPGDDLPSYLIKAKPDLTLDELARELLMLPGLLDFTASLVCNVVVEVASNPDVRESLSVGAIDETVNRVALLNPPMANLTFRYALTDVKLGNYTVAAGDPVMLSVAAAHRDPRFAGAIDWNAIRTTRAHLAWGAGPHNCLGQLLATRITAIAVHRLFKRLSKVKLALPADQLPWRPSPFMRALRSLPVQYELAPAPPQTRTGGDEPPAPEASPAEGEPAAKSRSPLWTFLRGLRRQR; via the coding sequence GTGACCCAAGGCCCGTGGCCCCAGCAGCCCCCCGCCCCCTCGGCACCGTCGACCGCCGAGCCACTGCTGACCAGGGACTACGACGCGAACCCCGCACTGGTGCACGAAAGACTGCGCAAGATCCACGGTCCCGTCGCGCCGGTGGACCTCCTCGGGGTGCCCGTCTGGTTCGTCATGGGGTACGAGGAGGTGCTCCGCGTCCTGCAGAACTCCGGGGGCGTGTGGAGCAAGCGCCCGGACAGGTGGAAGGCGCACGCGGAAGGCCGGATCCCGGCCGACTGGCCGCTGCTGCCCGTCTTCCAGGTCAACAACTCCACCTTCCAGGACGGCGCCGCCCTGAACGAGCTGCGGCACGCCTGGAGCAGCGCGCTGGCTCCGTTCCAGGACCAGGGCCACCCACAGGGGCAGCAGCTGGAACAGGCCGTGGTGCGGTACGCCGACGACCTCATCGGCGTGCTGGCCGAGGGCGGCACCACGGGGGTGGCGGACCTGGCCGCGCAGTACGCGCGCCCGCTGCCGCTCATGGTCGCCAACCGCATGCTCGGCTTCCCCGCCACCCGCGGCGAGGACGTGGTCATGGACATCTGGCGGATGATCGACGCCGGCTCCGACGCGGCCGCGGCCTTCGAGCGCCTGTACGCCGCCATGACCGAGCTGGGCGCCGCCAAGCGCGGGACCCCCGGCGACGACCTGCCGTCCTACCTGATCAAGGCCAAGCCGGACCTCACCCTGGACGAGCTGGCCCGCGAGCTGCTCATGCTGCCCGGCCTGCTGGACTTCACCGCCAGCCTGGTCTGCAACGTGGTCGTCGAGGTCGCCTCCAACCCCGACGTGCGCGAGAGCCTGTCGGTGGGGGCCATCGACGAGACGGTGAACAGGGTCGCCCTGCTCAACCCGCCGATGGCGAACCTGACCTTCCGCTACGCGCTCACCGACGTGAAGCTGGGCAACTACACCGTCGCCGCCGGCGATCCCGTGATGCTCTCCGTCGCCGCCGCCCACCGGGACCCGCGCTTCGCCGGGGCCATCGACTGGAACGCCATCCGCACCACGCGCGCCCACCTCGCCTGGGGCGCGGGACCGCACAACTGCCTCGGCCAGCTCCTGGCGACCCGGATCACCGCCATCGCCGTGCACCGGCTCTTCAAGCGCCTGTCCAAGGTGAAGCTGGCGCTCCCGGCCGACCAGCTGCCCTGGCGGCCGTCCCCGTTCATGCGGGCACTGCGGTCGCTGCCCGTCCAGTACGAGCTCGCCCCGGCTCCCCCTCAGACGCGGACCGGTGGCGACGAGCCGCCCGCCCCGGAGGCGTCCCCGGCGGAGGGCGAGCCCGCGGCGAAGTCCCGTTCCCCGCTCTGGACCTTCCTGCGAGGCCTGCGCCGCCAGCGCTGA
- a CDS encoding alcohol dehydrogenase catalytic domain-containing protein — protein MLTALATAAGEPLTLTEREVPEPGPGEVLVKLVACGICYTDLDLLRGHWPIARFPVVPGHEITAVVAATGPGVSWPAAGTLVGAQFLGDSCRHCDYCVRGDQILCPRKRITGIVMDGGYAEYAVLKADFVTPLPEGLDPVAAAPLMCAGLTAFNSLRQAGITATSRVAVIGTGGVGALAVRYAVAMGARVAVVGRSHRGEATARELGAERFVATQDTDPAEALRAWDGGANLILNAAPSTSAAAATLTGLAPDGTLVLCGYGPEPLTLPAQPMALNRLHAMANPSGSPHDLRDTLAFSAVHGILPEVTTVGLGEANAVLDAMAEGRAGKRSVITFG, from the coding sequence ATGCTTACGGCCCTTGCCACCGCGGCCGGCGAGCCGCTGACGCTCACCGAGCGTGAGGTGCCAGAACCCGGACCGGGCGAGGTCCTCGTCAAGCTCGTCGCGTGCGGGATCTGCTACACGGACCTGGACCTGCTGCGGGGCCACTGGCCGATCGCCCGCTTCCCGGTGGTGCCCGGCCACGAGATCACCGCGGTGGTGGCCGCCACCGGCCCTGGCGTGTCGTGGCCGGCGGCCGGCACGCTCGTGGGGGCGCAGTTCCTCGGCGACTCCTGCCGCCACTGCGACTACTGCGTGCGCGGCGACCAGATCCTCTGCCCGCGCAAGCGCATCACGGGCATCGTCATGGACGGCGGCTACGCCGAGTACGCGGTGCTCAAGGCCGACTTCGTGACCCCGCTGCCCGAGGGGCTCGACCCGGTCGCCGCGGCGCCGCTGATGTGCGCGGGCCTGACCGCGTTCAACAGCCTGCGCCAGGCCGGGATCACCGCCACCTCGCGGGTCGCCGTCATCGGCACCGGCGGCGTCGGCGCGCTGGCGGTACGCTACGCCGTCGCCATGGGCGCCCGCGTGGCCGTCGTCGGCCGCTCCCACCGTGGCGAGGCCACGGCACGCGAGCTGGGCGCAGAGCGCTTCGTCGCCACCCAGGACACCGACCCGGCCGAGGCGCTGCGGGCGTGGGACGGCGGCGCGAACCTGATACTCAACGCCGCCCCGTCCACCTCCGCCGCCGCCGCGACCCTCACCGGCCTGGCACCCGACGGCACGCTCGTCCTGTGCGGGTACGGCCCCGAGCCGCTGACCCTGCCCGCCCAGCCGATGGCGCTCAACCGGCTGCACGCCATGGCCAACCCGTCCGGCTCGCCGCACGACCTGCGCGACACGCTGGCGTTCTCGGCCGTGCACGGCATCCTGCCCGAGGTCACCACGGTCGGCCTGGGCGAGGCGAACGCGGTGCTCGACGCCATGGCCGAGGGGCGTGCGGGCAAGCGCTCGGTCATCACCTTCGGCTGA
- a CDS encoding S9 family peptidase — protein MKPADISQLHALGAPTISPDGQHAIVSVTRPDLESDEYRGGLWLVRTDGSTEPRRLTRGPRDAAPAYSPDGAWLAFVRGGDGAKPQLYVMPTAGGEPWKVTDQPLGVSEPVWSPDSRRLAFVARVPEEGRYGDGEPDKERPRRITGLQFRWDDLGFYLDRRAHVFVVDPFAEEHSPTQVTEGDFDHGEVAWSPDGSLLAFVAARHDERDTTLTNDVWVAAPDGSGLRRLTATDLLAAAPRFTPDGASVCFLGSTAGSDGRKLVCRNLGLWLVPLAGGATRRLTDEERLHLCEAPYVPTADGVLVTVENRGAKDLLRVPYAGTEPEVLIGGPREVTAVAQAADVTVVTVADARTPGELVALRDGGERTLTSFGRDLDVLPIEEVTGTAPDGYPVHGWIVRPAGEGPHPVLLMIHGGPFTQYGWHVFDEAQVYASAGYAVVMGNPRGSSGYGQAHGRHIIGDVGRLSAVDLLALLDAALATGGLDASRAGVLGGSHGGFMTTWLAAHHGERFRAAISERAVNAIDSFHGSSDIGWSFAHDMYGEDPARWVEQSPLTHADKIDIPFLIIHSEHDWRCPVEQAQRLFVKLRLRGVEAELLLFPGEGHELSRSGLPSHRVARFEAILDWWGRHL, from the coding sequence ATGAAACCAGCGGACATCTCCCAGTTGCATGCTCTCGGCGCGCCGACGATCTCGCCCGACGGGCAGCATGCGATCGTCTCCGTCACCCGGCCCGACCTGGAGTCCGATGAGTACCGCGGTGGCCTGTGGCTGGTCCGGACGGACGGCTCCACCGAGCCGCGCCGGCTGACGCGGGGCCCGCGCGACGCGGCGCCCGCCTACTCCCCCGACGGCGCCTGGCTGGCCTTCGTGCGCGGCGGCGACGGCGCCAAACCTCAGCTGTACGTGATGCCGACCGCCGGCGGCGAGCCGTGGAAGGTGACCGACCAGCCGCTCGGCGTCAGCGAGCCGGTGTGGAGCCCCGACTCGCGGCGGCTGGCCTTCGTCGCGCGCGTGCCCGAGGAGGGCCGGTACGGCGACGGCGAGCCGGACAAGGAACGGCCGCGCCGCATCACCGGCCTGCAGTTCCGGTGGGACGACCTGGGCTTCTACCTCGACCGGCGCGCGCACGTCTTCGTCGTGGACCCCTTCGCCGAGGAGCACTCCCCCACCCAGGTCACCGAGGGCGACTTCGACCACGGCGAGGTGGCGTGGAGCCCGGACGGCTCGCTGCTGGCGTTCGTGGCCGCCCGTCACGACGAGCGCGACACCACGCTGACCAATGACGTGTGGGTCGCCGCCCCCGACGGCTCGGGCCTGCGCCGGCTGACCGCCACCGACCTGCTGGCCGCCGCGCCGCGCTTCACCCCCGACGGCGCCTCGGTGTGCTTCCTCGGCTCCACCGCCGGCTCCGACGGCCGCAAGCTGGTCTGCAGGAACCTCGGGCTCTGGCTGGTGCCGCTCGCCGGCGGCGCGACCCGCCGCCTCACCGACGAGGAACGCCTCCACCTCTGCGAGGCCCCGTACGTGCCGACCGCCGACGGCGTGCTCGTCACCGTGGAGAACCGGGGCGCCAAGGACCTGCTGCGCGTGCCGTACGCGGGCACCGAGCCGGAGGTCCTGATCGGCGGGCCGCGCGAGGTCACCGCCGTCGCGCAGGCCGCCGACGTCACCGTCGTGACCGTCGCCGACGCCCGCACCCCCGGCGAGCTGGTCGCCCTGCGCGACGGCGGCGAGCGCACGCTCACCTCCTTCGGCCGCGACCTGGACGTGCTGCCCATCGAGGAGGTCACCGGCACGGCCCCCGACGGCTACCCGGTGCACGGCTGGATCGTCCGCCCCGCCGGCGAGGGCCCGCACCCGGTGCTCCTCATGATCCACGGCGGCCCGTTCACCCAGTACGGCTGGCACGTCTTCGACGAGGCCCAGGTCTACGCCTCGGCCGGGTACGCGGTCGTCATGGGCAACCCGCGCGGCTCGTCCGGCTACGGCCAGGCGCACGGCCGGCACATCATCGGCGACGTCGGCCGCCTGTCGGCCGTCGACCTGCTGGCGCTGCTCGACGCCGCGCTGGCCACGGGCGGCCTGGACGCCTCCCGCGCCGGGGTGCTCGGCGGCTCGCACGGCGGCTTCATGACCACGTGGCTGGCCGCCCACCACGGCGAGCGGTTCAGGGCGGCGATCAGCGAGCGCGCGGTCAACGCCATCGACAGCTTCCACGGCAGCAGCGACATCGGATGGTCGTTCGCCCACGACATGTACGGCGAGGACCCGGCGCGCTGGGTGGAGCAGAGCCCGCTCACGCACGCCGACAAGATCGACATCCCGTTCCTGATCATCCACTCGGAGCACGACTGGCGCTGCCCGGTGGAGCAGGCGCAGCGGCTGTTCGTCAAGCTGCGGTTGCGCGGGGTGGAGGCGGAGCTGCTGCTGTTCCCCGGGGAGGGGCACGAGCTGTCCCGCTCGGGGCTGCCCAGTCACCGGGTGGCCCGCTTCGAGGCCATCCTCGACTGGTGGGGGCGCCACCTCTGA
- a CDS encoding ArsR/SmtB family transcription factor: MARPKTTPRTVDNPSAGEVTLQQFLEAVADPVRRSMIAQLAVAGHDLSCGTFDLPVSRSTATHHFNVLREAGIIHQRYEGTTKINTLRPDDLDTRFPGLLPAVIEACVRESGRATEAPVRENGQATEMPVRENGQATETPARDDDQVSAAR, encoded by the coding sequence GTGGCCCGCCCGAAGACCACCCCGCGCACCGTCGACAACCCCTCCGCCGGCGAGGTCACCCTCCAGCAGTTCCTCGAGGCGGTCGCCGACCCCGTGCGCCGCTCGATGATCGCGCAGCTCGCCGTCGCGGGCCACGACCTCAGCTGCGGCACCTTCGACCTGCCCGTCTCCCGCTCGACCGCCACCCACCACTTCAACGTGCTGCGCGAGGCGGGCATCATCCACCAGCGCTACGAGGGCACCACCAAGATCAACACCCTGCGCCCCGACGACCTCGACACCCGCTTCCCCGGCCTCCTGCCGGCCGTCATCGAAGCGTGCGTCCGCGAAAGCGGCCGGGCCACCGAGGCACCCGTCCGTGAGAACGGCCAGGCCACCGAGATGCCCGTCCGTGAGAACGGCCAGGCCACCGAGACGCCAGCCCGCGACGACGACCAGGTCAGCGCGGCCCGCTAG
- a CDS encoding helix-turn-helix transcriptional regulator codes for MRADRLVSLVLLLRQHGRLSAATLARELEVSTRTVLRDIEALSAAGVPVYAERGRHGGFALLPGFRTELTGLNPDEALALLVAGSRRGAQAFGLGSALASAMLKVVDALPDSYRDTAAGAAERLLIDPETDLLSRRLVTEEVPDAIAAEVLRAVFAGRRLEIHYAAADEPPKWRTVDPIGLVTIRDRGYLLATRSGEDRTYRLSRVLAAKELPEPAQRPQRVDLGRAWQERSTRFRAGGDQVAVLLRVRPARREELLGTALAVRSEETDADGLLRLEVAFQDARHAKWALWQLGLDAEALAPQWLRAYLRDRAAALAARYEVPSPR; via the coding sequence ATGCGCGCCGACCGGTTGGTCTCGCTGGTGCTCCTGCTGCGACAGCACGGCCGGTTGTCGGCCGCCACGCTGGCCCGCGAGCTGGAGGTGTCCACCCGCACCGTGCTGCGTGACATCGAGGCGCTGTCGGCGGCCGGTGTCCCGGTCTACGCCGAGCGCGGCCGGCACGGCGGGTTCGCGTTGTTGCCCGGGTTCCGCACCGAGCTGACCGGGCTGAACCCCGACGAGGCCCTGGCCCTGCTGGTCGCCGGGTCGCGGCGCGGCGCGCAGGCGTTCGGCCTGGGCTCGGCGCTCGCCTCGGCCATGCTCAAGGTGGTCGACGCGCTGCCGGACAGCTACCGTGACACCGCGGCGGGCGCGGCCGAGCGCCTGCTCATCGATCCGGAGACGGACCTGCTCTCACGCCGGCTGGTGACCGAGGAGGTGCCTGACGCCATCGCGGCTGAGGTGCTGCGCGCGGTGTTCGCCGGGCGCCGGCTGGAGATCCACTACGCGGCGGCGGACGAGCCCCCGAAGTGGCGCACGGTGGACCCGATCGGCCTGGTGACCATCCGCGACCGGGGCTACCTGCTGGCCACGAGATCCGGCGAGGACCGTACGTACCGGCTGTCCAGGGTGCTGGCGGCGAAGGAGCTGCCCGAGCCCGCGCAGCGACCGCAGCGGGTCGATCTGGGCCGGGCCTGGCAGGAGCGCAGCACGCGGTTCAGAGCGGGCGGCGACCAGGTCGCCGTGCTGCTGCGGGTCAGACCCGCGCGGCGGGAGGAGCTGCTGGGCACCGCGCTGGCCGTCCGCAGCGAGGAGACCGACGCGGACGGCCTGCTGCGGCTGGAGGTCGCCTTCCAGGACGCGCGGCACGCCAAGTGGGCGTTGTGGCAGCTCGGCCTGGACGCGGAGGCGCTGGCTCCGCAGTGGTTGCGCGCCTACCTGCGCGACCGCGCCGCCGCGCTCGCCGCCCGCTACGAGGTCCCGTCACCGCGGTGA
- a CDS encoding LOG family protein → MNICVFLSAADLPETYTRPAREFAELIGKGGHTLVWGGSDVGLMKVVADGVHAAGGRLMGVSVDFLVAKVRPGVDDMVVAADLAERKKLLLEKADAVVIMVGGTGTLDEATEILELKKHGRTDKPVVLLNTAGFYDGLKEQFRRMEDEGFLPRPLTDLVFFAEEPVGAMAYLEESIGMR, encoded by the coding sequence ATGAACATCTGTGTCTTCCTGTCGGCCGCCGACCTGCCCGAGACCTACACCCGCCCCGCCCGCGAGTTCGCCGAGCTGATCGGCAAGGGCGGGCACACGCTGGTCTGGGGCGGCTCGGACGTGGGCCTGATGAAAGTGGTGGCCGACGGGGTGCACGCGGCGGGCGGGCGGCTGATGGGCGTCTCGGTGGACTTCCTGGTCGCCAAGGTGCGCCCCGGCGTGGACGACATGGTCGTCGCGGCGGACCTGGCCGAGCGCAAGAAGCTGCTGCTGGAGAAGGCCGACGCGGTGGTCATCATGGTCGGCGGCACGGGCACGCTCGACGAGGCCACCGAGATCCTGGAGCTGAAGAAGCACGGGCGCACGGACAAGCCCGTCGTGCTGCTGAACACGGCGGGCTTCTACGACGGGCTCAAGGAGCAGTTCCGGCGGATGGAGGACGAGGGGTTCCTCCCTCGCCCCCTGACCGACCTGGTCTTCTTCGCCGAGGAGCCCGTGGGGGCGATGGCCTACCTGGAAGAGTCGATCGGCATGCGCTGA
- a CDS encoding BTAD domain-containing putative transcriptional regulator — MRVGLLGPFEVRNSDGALLDVPGARLRALLAVLALDPGRIVTRARLVDWIWGEQPPADEVNALQALVSRLRRVLPDGVIEAESGGYRLAVAADAVDVSRFEQLVGQARAAEPEMRAELLRSALELWRGPAMADIALRDSEAFDAVVVRLNELHVTALGDRVDADLRLGRGSELVSELTELVATYPMREGFVAALMRALAEAGRGNEALTLYQRTRERLADELGADPSAELSALHTALLRGELGERAQSNRTNLRAELTSFVGKDEDLATVAGLAVKHRLVTLTGPGGSGKTRLATETARTMLGELPDGAWLVELASVRAGGELAQAALTAIGLRDQGLTGNARGGDSLDRLITAIRERAILLVLDNCEHVIEEAAAFTDRLLGECRRLRILATSREPLGITGEVLWQVEPLALPVKGAEPGAVMSSPAVRLLRDRAELVRKGIGSDAGTLAAMARICQALDGIPLAIELAAARLRTMSVDQLARRLDDRFRLLTSGSRTALPRHKTLRAVVDWSWDLLSEAERGVLRRLSVFSGGASLEAAERVCGGEVFAGEPVLDVLTALTEKSLLQADGEGTPRYRMLDTIREYTADRLAEAEETESVRRAHLEHFIELAETAEPHLRKAEQLEWMARLEAEHDNIVVALRGAIAEGRALEAMRLVAAAGWYWYLGGHRAEGTELSIAAASLQGEVPDEVRAVAYTIVTVFVTSGYGDQFRAREWIQEAHRYIQRSGYRNPMLGFVVPLERLLHDATDFLSAFDPLVVDDDPWVRAQARLARGRLRLSISGDETGVDTDAELALAEFRAQGDRWGISLALMFLADRLAMRGEFARACACFDEAAVALTELGATEDVVGVRARQAQLHWLLGDERASAAAIADAQRFAGGIAWPDALAQLEMARAHLARWRGEPDAAHRHLATVLEHADLGDVVYVGAMNLYGYLTEDLEESRGRRAEAFRVVVPQAYPPLVAEVLVGVADVAMREGEYEQAVRLLGASDGVRGAVDRSLPDAARIAADALERLGESGFAEAMRDGQKRDWRELAEVTLGS; from the coding sequence GTGCGAGTTGGATTGCTCGGGCCGTTCGAGGTCCGGAACAGCGACGGGGCCCTGCTGGACGTTCCCGGGGCTCGGCTGCGGGCGCTGCTGGCCGTGCTGGCGCTCGATCCCGGCCGGATCGTCACCCGGGCCAGGCTGGTGGACTGGATCTGGGGGGAGCAACCGCCCGCCGACGAGGTGAACGCCTTGCAGGCGCTGGTGTCCAGGCTGCGCAGGGTGCTGCCGGACGGCGTGATCGAGGCGGAGTCCGGCGGCTACCGGCTGGCGGTCGCCGCCGACGCCGTGGACGTCTCCCGGTTCGAGCAGCTGGTGGGCCAGGCCCGCGCGGCGGAGCCCGAGATGCGGGCGGAGCTGCTGCGTTCGGCGCTGGAGCTGTGGCGCGGCCCCGCCATGGCCGACATCGCGCTGCGCGACAGCGAGGCGTTCGACGCCGTGGTGGTGCGGCTGAACGAGCTGCACGTGACCGCGCTGGGGGACCGGGTGGACGCCGACCTCCGGCTCGGACGCGGCTCGGAGCTGGTGTCCGAGCTGACGGAGCTGGTGGCCACGTACCCGATGCGGGAGGGCTTCGTGGCGGCGCTGATGCGCGCGCTCGCCGAGGCGGGGCGCGGGAACGAGGCGCTGACGCTGTACCAGCGCACCCGCGAGCGGCTGGCCGACGAGCTCGGCGCCGACCCTTCCGCCGAGCTGTCGGCGCTGCACACCGCGTTGCTGCGCGGCGAGCTGGGCGAGCGGGCGCAGAGCAACAGGACGAACCTGCGCGCCGAGCTGACGAGCTTCGTCGGCAAGGACGAGGACCTCGCCACGGTGGCCGGGCTGGCCGTCAAGCACCGGCTGGTCACGCTGACCGGGCCGGGCGGCTCGGGCAAGACCCGGCTGGCCACGGAGACGGCGCGGACGATGCTCGGCGAGCTGCCGGACGGGGCCTGGCTGGTCGAGCTGGCCTCGGTACGCGCGGGCGGCGAGCTGGCGCAGGCGGCCCTGACCGCGATCGGCCTGCGCGACCAGGGGCTGACGGGCAACGCGCGCGGCGGCGACTCGCTGGACCGGCTCATCACCGCGATCAGGGAACGCGCGATCCTGCTGGTGCTGGACAACTGCGAGCACGTGATCGAGGAGGCGGCGGCCTTCACCGACCGCCTGCTCGGGGAGTGCAGGAGGCTGCGCATCCTGGCCACGAGCAGGGAGCCGCTCGGGATCACCGGCGAGGTGTTGTGGCAGGTCGAGCCGCTCGCGCTGCCCGTGAAGGGGGCCGAGCCGGGTGCGGTGATGTCCTCGCCCGCGGTGCGGCTGCTGCGGGACCGGGCGGAGCTGGTGCGCAAGGGCATCGGCTCCGACGCCGGCACGCTGGCCGCCATGGCGCGCATCTGCCAGGCGCTCGACGGGATCCCGCTGGCCATCGAGCTGGCCGCGGCGCGGCTGCGTACCATGTCGGTCGATCAGCTCGCGCGCCGGCTCGACGACCGCTTCCGCCTGCTGACCAGCGGCAGCCGCACGGCGCTGCCGCGGCACAAGACGCTGCGCGCGGTCGTCGACTGGAGCTGGGACCTGCTGAGTGAGGCCGAGCGCGGCGTGCTGCGGCGGCTGTCGGTCTTCTCCGGCGGGGCGAGCCTGGAGGCGGCCGAGCGGGTGTGCGGCGGCGAGGTGTTCGCCGGCGAGCCGGTGCTCGACGTGCTGACGGCGCTCACTGAGAAGTCGCTGCTGCAGGCCGACGGCGAGGGCACGCCGCGTTACCGCATGCTCGACACCATCAGGGAGTACACGGCGGACCGGCTCGCCGAGGCGGAAGAGACCGAGTCGGTGCGGCGGGCGCACCTGGAGCACTTCATCGAGCTGGCGGAGACGGCCGAGCCGCACCTGCGCAAGGCCGAGCAGCTGGAGTGGATGGCCAGGCTGGAGGCGGAGCACGACAACATCGTCGTGGCGCTGCGCGGGGCGATCGCCGAGGGCCGTGCCCTGGAGGCGATGCGGCTGGTGGCGGCGGCCGGCTGGTACTGGTACCTCGGCGGGCACCGGGCCGAGGGCACCGAGCTGAGCATCGCGGCGGCCTCCCTGCAGGGCGAGGTGCCCGACGAGGTGCGGGCGGTGGCGTACACGATCGTGACGGTGTTCGTCACCTCCGGGTACGGCGACCAGTTCCGGGCGCGGGAGTGGATCCAGGAGGCGCACCGCTACATCCAGCGCAGCGGCTACCGCAACCCGATGCTGGGGTTCGTCGTGCCGCTGGAGCGGTTGCTGCATGACGCGACGGACTTCCTGTCGGCGTTCGACCCGCTGGTCGTCGACGACGACCCGTGGGTGCGCGCGCAGGCCAGGCTCGCCCGTGGCCGGTTGCGGCTGTCGATCAGCGGCGACGAGACCGGCGTCGACACGGACGCGGAGCTCGCGCTCGCGGAGTTCCGGGCGCAGGGCGACCGGTGGGGCATCTCGCTGGCGCTGATGTTCCTGGCCGACCGGCTCGCCATGCGCGGCGAGTTCGCGCGCGCGTGCGCGTGCTTCGACGAGGCCGCGGTGGCGCTGACCGAGCTGGGCGCGACCGAGGACGTGGTCGGGGTGCGGGCGCGGCAGGCCCAGTTGCACTGGCTGCTGGGCGACGAGCGGGCCAGCGCCGCCGCGATCGCGGACGCCCAGCGGTTCGCGGGCGGCATCGCGTGGCCGGACGCGCTCGCCCAGCTGGAGATGGCCAGGGCGCACCTGGCGCGCTGGCGCGGCGAGCCCGACGCGGCGCACCGGCACCTGGCCACGGTGCTGGAGCACGCCGACCTGGGCGACGTGGTGTACGTCGGCGCCATGAACCTGTACGGCTATCTGACCGAGGACCTGGAGGAGTCGCGCGGGCGCCGGGCCGAGGCGTTCCGGGTGGTCGTGCCGCAGGCGTATCC
- a CDS encoding RidA family protein: MQRTAVNPWPWSVELGYNQAELVSGHTRTLYCSGQTAMSGDGKPEHAGDMAAQLALTLDNLEAVLAEAGMSLADLVRLNVYTTDVDLLFQHYGVLAARLGAAGAAPATTMLGVTRLAIPDLMVELEGTAVA; the protein is encoded by the coding sequence ATGCAGCGAACGGCGGTCAACCCGTGGCCGTGGTCGGTGGAGCTGGGCTACAACCAGGCCGAGCTGGTCTCCGGGCACACCCGCACCCTGTACTGCTCGGGGCAGACCGCGATGAGCGGCGACGGCAAGCCCGAGCACGCAGGGGACATGGCGGCACAGCTCGCCCTGACCCTGGACAACCTGGAGGCCGTGCTCGCCGAGGCCGGGATGTCGCTGGCGGACCTCGTCCGGCTGAACGTCTACACCACCGACGTCGACCTGCTCTTCCAGCACTACGGCGTGCTGGCGGCACGGCTGGGCGCCGCCGGGGCGGCGCCGGCCACCACGATGCTCGGCGTGACCCGGCTGGCGATCCCCGACTTGATGGTCGAGCTGGAGGGGACCGCCGTCGCGTGA